Proteins encoded by one window of Bauldia sp.:
- a CDS encoding STAS/SEC14 domain-containing protein — translation MFKAIEDLPKGAVGFEAHGRVTDADRHTVLEQTIEWALESADKVRLLYVAAPDFVGYEHSDLYDDVIFGSRHFADFERIAFVADEGPYTRSVEAIDGLMPATVRIFHSDEIGAAKEWLAA, via the coding sequence ATGTTCAAAGCGATCGAAGACCTGCCGAAGGGCGCCGTCGGATTCGAGGCGCACGGCCGCGTGACTGACGCCGACCGCCACACCGTGCTCGAGCAGACCATCGAGTGGGCGCTGGAATCGGCCGACAAGGTGCGCCTGCTCTACGTGGCCGCGCCGGATTTCGTCGGATACGAGCACAGCGATCTCTACGACGACGTGATCTTCGGGTCGCGCCACTTCGCCGATTTCGAACGGATCGCGTTTGTGGCCGACGAAGGCCCCTACACGCGCTCGGTCGAGGCGATCGACGGGCTGATGCCGGCGACGGTCCGGATCTTCCACAGCGACGAGATCGGCGCGGCGAAGGAATGGCTGGCGGCGTAG
- the mepA gene encoding penicillin-insensitive murein endopeptidase has product MRAALWTAIVGVGLAAAGAAGAAGTITAKQLFGHVDTPSSGKTRSIGFYAKGCLAGAVALPLDGPHWQVMRLSRNRHWGTPQLVDYLEKFSADVAKDGWNGLLVGDMSQPRGGPMPTGHASHQIGLDSDIWFTPMPDRTLTAEEREKMGASSLLVKGRLQVDESKWTPLYALLLKRAVSYPQVERIFVSAAIKRELCQTVPASDHAWLRKLRPWWGHDDHFHVRLQCTPGLAGCEAQAPPPPGDGCDASLDDWFKPPPPPPPKPTKPVKPKPPPPELTLADLPKACADVLYDGRSKPAAEAATVPLPRLRPATN; this is encoded by the coding sequence ATGCGCGCGGCACTGTGGACCGCGATTGTGGGAGTGGGGCTCGCCGCCGCCGGTGCCGCGGGCGCCGCCGGCACGATCACCGCCAAGCAGCTCTTCGGCCACGTCGATACGCCGAGTAGCGGCAAGACGCGCTCGATCGGCTTCTACGCCAAGGGTTGCCTCGCCGGCGCGGTGGCGCTGCCGCTCGACGGGCCGCACTGGCAGGTGATGCGCCTGTCGCGCAATCGCCACTGGGGCACGCCGCAGCTCGTCGATTACCTCGAAAAATTTTCCGCCGATGTTGCCAAGGACGGCTGGAACGGCCTGCTCGTCGGCGACATGTCGCAACCGCGCGGCGGCCCGATGCCGACCGGCCACGCCAGCCACCAGATCGGTCTCGACAGCGACATCTGGTTCACGCCCATGCCGGATCGCACGCTCACCGCCGAGGAGCGCGAGAAGATGGGCGCGTCGTCGCTGCTGGTGAAGGGCAGGCTGCAGGTCGATGAGAGCAAGTGGACGCCGCTCTACGCGCTTCTGCTGAAGCGCGCCGTATCCTATCCGCAAGTGGAACGCATCTTCGTCAGCGCCGCGATCAAGCGGGAGCTGTGCCAGACGGTCCCCGCGAGCGACCACGCCTGGCTGCGCAAGCTGCGCCCGTGGTGGGGCCACGACGATCATTTCCACGTCCGCCTGCAGTGTACGCCGGGCCTCGCCGGCTGCGAGGCGCAGGCGCCGCCGCCGCCGGGCGACGGCTGCGATGCTTCGTTGGACGACTGGTTCAAGCCGCCGCCCCCGCCGCCGCCGAAGCCGACCAAACCGGTAAAGCCGAAGCCACCGCCTCCGGAACTGACGCTGGCCGATCTGCCGAAGGCCTGCGCCGACGTGCTCTATGACGGCCGCTCGAAGCCGGCGGCGGAAGCGGCAACCGTGCCGCTGCCGCGGCTAAGGCCGGCGACGAACTAG
- a CDS encoding CHAD domain-containing protein translates to MAHRLGKNEEPAKALLRLTLVDLTQAARDFRNAASREERVHRVRQRLKRVRTILRVLEPAYGERVVAIRRDLSETARLLAGTRDADVAAASARDLATTVPDDDLGLSRVVSTLDEEAARAHHEHTPIGEVNRRLAAAIAAISTFGDEYDGDALMTQALRRTYAKGRRVMERARSSLSTPDLHRWRKLVKQLWYLLRLDRKRLPKHATKVAPDLERLGEVLGQDNDHALLAEKLALSPTGDFSLMSQLSLIAKRRNALEAEAFELGAKIFKRRPEGFMGRLKR, encoded by the coding sequence ATGGCGCATCGGCTCGGCAAGAACGAAGAGCCGGCGAAGGCCCTCCTTCGCCTGACGCTCGTGGACCTTACGCAGGCGGCGCGTGATTTCCGCAACGCCGCCTCGCGCGAGGAGCGCGTGCACCGCGTGCGCCAGCGGCTGAAGCGCGTGCGCACGATCCTGCGCGTGCTGGAGCCGGCCTACGGTGAGCGGGTCGTCGCCATCCGGCGCGACCTCAGCGAGACGGCGCGGCTGCTCGCCGGCACGCGCGATGCGGACGTCGCCGCGGCCTCGGCGCGCGACCTTGCCACCACGGTCCCCGACGACGATCTCGGCCTGTCGCGCGTCGTCTCGACGCTCGACGAGGAGGCGGCGCGCGCGCATCACGAGCACACGCCGATCGGCGAGGTGAACCGGCGGCTGGCGGCGGCGATCGCGGCAATCTCGACCTTCGGCGACGAATACGACGGCGATGCGCTGATGACCCAGGCGCTGCGGCGCACGTACGCCAAGGGGCGGCGCGTGATGGAGCGGGCGCGCTCGTCGCTCTCCACGCCCGACCTCCACCGCTGGCGCAAGCTGGTCAAGCAGCTCTGGTATCTGCTGCGGCTCGACCGCAAGCGCCTGCCGAAGCACGCCACGAAGGTGGCGCCCGACCTCGAGCGGCTCGGCGAGGTGCTCGGCCAGGACAACGACCACGCGCTGCTCGCCGAGAAGCTGGCGCTGTCGCCGACCGGCGACTTCTCGCTGATGAGCCAGTTGTCGCTGATCGCCAAGCGGCGGAACGCGCTCGAGGCGGAGGCCTTCGAGCTTGGCGCGAAGATTTTCAAGCGCAGGCCGGAAGGGTTTATGGGGCGCCTGAAGCGGTAG
- the msrA gene encoding peptide-methionine (S)-S-oxide reductase MsrA, protein MNILDFVTGRKDLSLPTPETALPGRAEALPTAATHFVNHHPLKGPYPEGSEIAVFGLGCFWGAEKAFWKIPGVWVTAVGYAGGATPNPTYREVCSGRTGHNEVVQVVYDPKQVSFAQLVKAFFEAHDPTQGMRQGNDVGTQYRSGIYVADAAQRKAADAAKADYEKALAAKGYGRITTEIVERPAFYFAEDYHQQYLAKNPHGYCGLGGTGVVCQIGTGVSVN, encoded by the coding sequence ATGAACATTCTCGATTTCGTAACCGGCCGGAAGGACCTCTCCCTGCCGACGCCGGAGACCGCGCTGCCCGGCCGCGCCGAGGCGCTGCCGACGGCGGCGACGCATTTCGTCAATCATCATCCGCTCAAGGGACCTTATCCCGAGGGCAGCGAGATCGCGGTGTTCGGGCTCGGGTGTTTCTGGGGCGCGGAGAAGGCGTTCTGGAAAATCCCTGGCGTGTGGGTGACGGCGGTCGGCTATGCCGGCGGCGCCACGCCCAACCCGACCTACCGCGAGGTGTGCAGCGGCCGCACCGGGCACAATGAAGTCGTGCAGGTGGTCTACGACCCGAAGCAGGTGAGCTTCGCGCAACTGGTCAAGGCCTTCTTCGAGGCCCACGACCCGACGCAGGGCATGCGCCAGGGCAACGACGTCGGCACGCAGTACCGCTCCGGCATCTACGTCGCCGACGCGGCACAGCGGAAGGCCGCGGATGCCGCCAAGGCCGACTACGAGAAGGCGCTCGCCGCCAAGGGCTACGGCAGGATCACGACGGAGATCGTCGAGCGGCCGGCGTTCTACTTCGCCGAGGACTACCACCAGCAGTACCTCGCCAAGAATCCGCACGGCTACTGCGGGCTTGGCGGCACCGGCGTCGTCTGCCAGATCGGCACCGGCGTCAGCGTCAACTAG